The Pirellulimonas nuda genome includes a region encoding these proteins:
- a CDS encoding transposase has translation MSRSEAMGMGRRERDRQDVLFVTAQQLPKSQGHAFYKRLNRLLSEAGFDREVEKLCEPYYQPTGTRGRPSVPPGVYFRMLMVGYFEGIGSQRGIAWRCADSLSLREFLGVPLTEATPDHSTLSRVRDRLPLEVHQEVFRLVLQLAAQQGLLKGKTVAVDSTTLEADAAMKSPPSADAAPGLRRGGRGLEGVRHWLDEEGRSDRKRRRAERRRGPPLR, from the coding sequence TTGAGCAGGAGCGAAGCGATGGGGATGGGAAGGCGAGAGCGGGATCGGCAGGACGTGTTGTTCGTGACGGCCCAGCAGCTGCCCAAGAGTCAGGGGCACGCGTTCTACAAGCGGCTCAATAGGCTGCTTTCCGAGGCGGGCTTCGACCGCGAGGTCGAGAAGCTGTGCGAGCCGTACTACCAGCCGACCGGCACGCGTGGGCGGCCGTCGGTCCCGCCGGGAGTCTACTTCCGGATGTTGATGGTGGGTTACTTCGAGGGGATCGGTTCACAGCGGGGCATCGCGTGGCGGTGCGCCGACAGCCTCAGCCTGCGGGAGTTCCTGGGCGTTCCGCTGACCGAGGCGACCCCCGATCACTCGACGCTCAGCCGGGTCCGCGATCGCCTGCCGCTAGAAGTCCATCAGGAAGTGTTCCGGCTGGTGCTGCAACTGGCGGCGCAGCAGGGGCTGCTAAAAGGCAAGACGGTAGCGGTCGATTCGACTACCCTTGAAGCCGATGCGGCGATGAAGAGTCCGCCTTCGGCGGATGCGGCGCCCGGGTTGCGAAGGGGCGGGCGAGGACTGGAAGGCGTACGTCATTGGCTTGATGAAGAAGGAAGGAGTGATCGAAAAAGGAGACGAGCCGAGCGACGAAGAGGTCCGCCGCTTCGATAA
- a CDS encoding PEP-CTERM sorting domain-containing protein: protein MDGVTEDDYDVWTSNFGPPINALSVSASAAVPEPGAVVLAGLVLIGCAAAGRFRG, encoded by the coding sequence ATGGACGGGGTAACGGAAGATGACTACGACGTGTGGACGAGCAACTTCGGCCCCCCGATCAACGCTCTAAGCGTGTCGGCCTCGGCAGCCGTGCCGGAGCCCGGCGCCGTGGTGTTGGCCGGCCTTGTGTTGATTGGCTGCGCGGCTGCGGGTCGTTTCCGCGGCTAG
- a CDS encoding DUF1559 domain-containing protein: MSRQQRRPLGFTLVELLVVIAIIGILVALLLPAVQAAREAARRSQCSNNLRQLGLALLGYEIAHKSFPAGALTTPRTSFASFLLPNLEEGNRLQGYDSSIGWNNQTRVVQEQMFAYIAVYHCPSDESLQKLSGAAITNGTVPPRYKGNYGPNYGSSTFAAAAEWAPFGNNYAVEAREITDGLSHTLAMMEMLQAPSSANTPVDRRGDLWNQDPGNYSITTFLTPNSSAGDRTLCVDLPNEGMPCITTGGGVDSYIASRSRHPGVVQVLMMDGSTHAIPDGVDIDVWRALSTRANEEVVAVP, translated from the coding sequence ATGAGCCGCCAACAACGGCGCCCCCTGGGCTTCACGCTTGTGGAACTGTTGGTCGTGATCGCCATCATCGGCATACTGGTGGCGCTCTTGTTGCCGGCCGTTCAGGCGGCGCGCGAGGCGGCTCGGCGTTCGCAGTGCTCCAACAACCTGCGGCAATTGGGGCTGGCGCTGCTCGGGTACGAGATTGCTCACAAGAGCTTTCCCGCCGGCGCGCTTACCACGCCGCGAACCTCCTTCGCTTCGTTCTTGTTGCCCAATCTAGAAGAAGGCAACCGGCTCCAGGGGTACGATTCTTCGATAGGTTGGAACAATCAGACGAGGGTGGTTCAGGAGCAGATGTTCGCCTACATCGCGGTGTATCACTGCCCCAGCGATGAATCGCTGCAAAAACTGTCCGGCGCCGCCATCACCAACGGCACCGTACCGCCGCGGTACAAGGGCAACTACGGTCCTAACTACGGGAGCAGCACTTTTGCCGCCGCGGCCGAATGGGCGCCATTCGGCAACAACTACGCGGTGGAGGCGAGGGAGATCACCGACGGACTCTCCCACACCCTGGCAATGATGGAGATGCTGCAGGCTCCGTCGTCCGCGAACACACCCGTCGACCGGCGTGGCGACCTATGGAATCAGGACCCGGGCAACTATTCCATCACGACGTTTCTTACCCCCAATAGCTCCGCGGGGGACAGAACCTTGTGCGTCGACCTGCCCAACGAGGGCATGCCTTGCATCACGACCGGCGGCGGCGTCGACTCCTACATCGCATCCCGCAGCCGACACCCAGGAGTGGTGCAGGTCTTGATGATGGATGGCTCGACACACGCCATACCCGACGGTGTTGATATCGACGTATGGCGGGCGTTGTCCACACGCGCCAACGAAGAAGTCGTCGCCGTGCCGTAG
- a CDS encoding sulfatase-like hydrolase/transferase encodes MMKHSRRIAALVLCLGGLTGGAAAQGSAPSIIHILADDLGWGSVGFNNGLTYIQTPNLDALAAGGMILNRSYASTVCSPSRASLLTGAHNGHAINDRNINLFAGLRAEDVTTGEVMKSAGYSTAMIGKLGWGATGERDLFGDDPQPTFYGNDPQGDLPNNQGYDRFYGHLNHGSAHDYYYSWVWETNANGDMVLTANDGGPGGEPEYLTDLIHRESERYIRDIATGEDPFYLQLNYTAVHFELTHVATAPEFRNIDGDVIGPACRGVYANDPNLDGIEKDYAATITRMDTSVGAIIERLKDPNGDGLEDDSVLDNTLIIFTSDNGAGPAGGMGENRINTPEIQGVLRGGKRDLYEGGIRMPTFAYWNGTIAPGAESDLLNDLADFQATAADLGGVLPRVGIDGVSILPTLTGEGEQRLRKGLLFENDQPSWLSEPDTDWTIIVGDMKLIRRRDGVNELYNLATDVGEANPLDLAANAALVAELEALAFAEGAAKPDAYGTSYRDWVGGDGDRVTNAASWEVTSAGGPGGTPNDTWSALLAGAASGDATAFADGPIETLGVEVAGVNGNTQTLIVESGGSLSGRNEVRVNTGGRVVLQNAALHSARWIDVLPGGELAGQGAMSGNLYNRGVVAPGQPVGVSAPPPPPPPPPDDFTDAPATLLAFNFSGAQDNNAGSSTLGSPLTRTSTLDPSLAVVQGFQNGSGVGFREPNGGGTNKGNEWNTNGFETFALDDAIAANDYMGFVVAPAPGLEMLLDEVSFTFWRNGQNAPSEYAILTSIDGFASSEALVTTSIQHANQGGPNLANPATLTADYTGGDWVTSLDVRLYAWQDRDPVSTGHTHFVAANLSGHFRLGGGQEPEPVLNLTGALALDGDFYQLAGSEIQIDLGGVDNTDPLDETFDQLNVTQNVTLAGALALSIVEGYTPQLSDEIAIITSSGLTGHFESVSGVDAAWAGLALAVLYTPTDVLVRVALMGDVDFDGVVNNADVAISLAGFTGSGVTGQTYIDGDLDGDGDVDDVDLDILYANFTGALQGDFNGDGTVDAADYTVWRDNLGAVVGVLPGVSYASDTNGTVDAEEYAAWKTNFGASSGALGGLNASPNVPEPASAALLIACIAGGLMAGPIRREATPGRSPSRP; translated from the coding sequence ATGATGAAGCACAGCCGTCGTATCGCGGCGCTCGTACTCTGCCTGGGTGGGTTGACCGGCGGGGCGGCCGCCCAAGGGTCGGCGCCCAGTATTATTCATATCTTGGCGGACGACTTGGGCTGGGGCAGCGTGGGGTTCAACAACGGCCTCACGTACATCCAGACGCCGAACCTCGACGCGCTGGCGGCCGGAGGGATGATCCTCAACCGCTCGTACGCCTCGACGGTCTGCTCGCCCAGCCGCGCCAGCCTGTTGACCGGCGCCCACAACGGGCACGCGATCAACGACCGCAACATCAACCTCTTCGCGGGCCTGCGTGCGGAGGATGTCACCACCGGCGAGGTCATGAAGTCTGCGGGCTACAGCACCGCGATGATCGGCAAGCTGGGCTGGGGGGCGACGGGCGAGCGGGACCTCTTCGGCGACGACCCCCAGCCGACGTTCTATGGCAACGACCCGCAAGGCGATCTGCCCAACAACCAAGGCTATGACCGCTTTTACGGCCACCTGAATCACGGCTCTGCCCACGACTACTACTACAGTTGGGTGTGGGAGACCAACGCCAACGGCGATATGGTTCTGACGGCGAACGACGGGGGACCGGGGGGCGAGCCCGAATACCTCACCGACTTGATCCACCGAGAGTCTGAGCGGTACATCCGCGACATAGCGACGGGCGAGGACCCCTTCTACCTTCAACTGAACTACACCGCGGTCCACTTCGAATTGACCCACGTGGCCACGGCCCCTGAGTTCCGCAACATCGACGGCGACGTCATCGGCCCGGCGTGCAGGGGCGTCTATGCGAACGACCCAAACCTCGACGGCATCGAGAAGGACTACGCCGCCACGATCACCCGCATGGACACGTCGGTCGGCGCCATCATCGAACGGCTCAAGGACCCCAACGGCGACGGGCTCGAGGACGACTCGGTGCTCGACAACACCCTGATCATCTTTACCTCGGACAACGGCGCGGGGCCCGCGGGGGGGATGGGCGAGAACCGGATCAACACCCCGGAGATCCAGGGCGTGCTGCGCGGCGGCAAACGCGACCTGTACGAGGGGGGCATCCGGATGCCCACGTTCGCGTATTGGAACGGCACGATCGCCCCGGGCGCCGAATCGGACCTGCTGAACGACCTGGCCGACTTCCAGGCCACCGCGGCCGACCTGGGGGGCGTGCTGCCGCGCGTCGGCATCGATGGGGTGTCGATCCTCCCGACGCTCACCGGCGAGGGGGAGCAGCGCCTACGCAAGGGCTTGCTGTTTGAGAACGACCAACCCAGTTGGCTGAGCGAGCCGGACACGGACTGGACGATCATCGTCGGCGACATGAAGCTCATCCGCCGACGCGACGGGGTGAACGAGCTGTACAACCTGGCCACGGACGTCGGCGAAGCCAACCCGTTGGACCTGGCGGCCAACGCGGCCCTGGTCGCCGAGCTCGAGGCGCTCGCGTTCGCCGAGGGGGCGGCCAAACCGGACGCGTACGGCACTAGCTACCGCGACTGGGTAGGTGGCGACGGCGACCGCGTCACCAACGCGGCGAGCTGGGAGGTCACCTCGGCGGGGGGGCCGGGCGGCACGCCCAACGACACCTGGTCCGCGCTGCTTGCAGGCGCGGCCTCTGGCGACGCGACGGCGTTCGCCGACGGACCTATCGAGACGCTGGGCGTCGAGGTGGCCGGGGTCAATGGCAACACCCAGACACTGATCGTCGAGTCTGGCGGCTCGCTAAGCGGACGCAACGAGGTGCGCGTCAACACGGGGGGACGCGTCGTGCTGCAGAACGCCGCGCTCCACTCGGCACGCTGGATCGACGTGCTGCCCGGCGGGGAGTTGGCCGGACAGGGCGCCATGAGCGGGAACCTCTACAACCGGGGCGTCGTAGCGCCGGGTCAGCCGGTCGGCGTCAGCGCCCCGCCTCCTCCGCCCCCGCCCCCGCCCGACGACTTCACCGACGCCCCCGCCACGCTGCTGGCCTTCAACTTTAGCGGGGCGCAGGACAACAACGCCGGGTCGAGCACGCTTGGTTCTCCGCTCACCCGTACCTCGACGCTCGATCCGTCGCTCGCCGTTGTCCAGGGGTTTCAGAACGGCTCGGGCGTCGGCTTCCGGGAGCCCAACGGCGGCGGGACCAACAAGGGCAACGAGTGGAACACCAACGGTTTCGAGACGTTCGCGCTCGACGACGCGATCGCCGCCAACGATTACATGGGGTTCGTCGTCGCGCCGGCGCCAGGCCTGGAGATGCTGCTGGACGAGGTGTCCTTTACCTTCTGGCGAAACGGGCAGAACGCGCCGTCGGAGTACGCCATCCTTACGAGCATCGACGGGTTCGCCAGCAGCGAAGCGCTCGTCACCACCAGCATTCAACACGCCAACCAAGGCGGACCGAACCTGGCGAACCCCGCCACACTAACCGCCGACTACACCGGCGGCGACTGGGTCACTTCACTCGATGTGCGTCTCTACGCCTGGCAGGATCGCGACCCTGTCTCCACCGGCCACACCCACTTCGTGGCGGCCAACCTCTCCGGCCACTTCCGCCTCGGCGGGGGCCAGGAGCCGGAACCGGTGCTCAACCTCACCGGCGCGCTCGCCCTGGACGGCGATTTCTATCAACTCGCGGGGAGCGAGATCCAGATTGATCTCGGCGGCGTCGACAACACCGACCCGCTGGACGAGACCTTCGATCAGCTCAACGTCACCCAGAACGTTACGCTCGCCGGCGCCCTGGCCCTGTCCATCGTCGAGGGCTACACGCCGCAACTGAGCGATGAGATCGCCATCATCACCAGCAGCGGCCTGACCGGGCATTTTGAATCCGTCAGCGGGGTCGACGCCGCGTGGGCCGGCCTGGCGCTCGCGGTCCTCTACACCCCGACCGACGTCCTGGTCCGGGTCGCGCTGATGGGCGACGTCGACTTCGACGGCGTCGTGAACAACGCGGACGTGGCCATCTCGTTAGCCGGCTTCACTGGCTCGGGCGTTACCGGCCAGACCTATATCGACGGCGATCTGGACGGTGACGGCGATGTGGACGACGTCGACCTCGATATCCTGTACGCCAACTTCACCGGCGCCCTGCAAGGCGACTTCAACGGCGACGGCACGGTCGACGCCGCCGACTATACCGTGTGGCGCGACAACCTGGGCGCCGTGGTAGGCGTGCTCCCGGGCGTCTCTTACGCGAGCGACACCAATGGTACGGTCGACGCCGAAGAGTACGCCGCTTGGAAGACAAATTTCGGCGCCAGCAGCGGCGCCCTCGGCGGTCTGAACGCCTCGCCCAACGTTCCCGAGCCGGCCTCGGCGGCCCTGCTGATCGCCTGCATAGCTGGCGGTCTGATGGCCGGGCCGATACGGCGCGAAGCAACGCCCGGCCGGTCTCCTAGCCGTCCCTGA